The following are encoded together in the Desulfococcus multivorans genome:
- a CDS encoding queuosine precursor transporter has product MTSANPFPEKPAEGSYSQWFIATTAVFITALITANIIAVKLISFAGWILPAAVIIFPVSYIVGDILTEVYGYRQARRVIWLGFCCNLIAVAAIWIGGTLPAAGFWDAQSAYDRILGYTPRLLAASFAAYLVGEFTNAYILAKMKIATGGRWLWTRTIGSTLVGQGLDSTVFITLAFAGTIPPSGIITAVATQWLVKSVYEALMTPFTYGIVNFLKRREGIDVYDIDTRFNPFNTQA; this is encoded by the coding sequence ATGACCAGTGCCAACCCCTTTCCGGAAAAACCGGCTGAGGGTTCTTATTCCCAATGGTTCATTGCGACGACCGCCGTTTTTATCACCGCTCTCATCACTGCCAATATCATCGCCGTCAAGTTGATCAGCTTCGCAGGTTGGATCCTGCCGGCAGCCGTCATCATTTTTCCCGTCAGCTACATTGTCGGCGACATTCTGACGGAAGTCTACGGATATCGTCAGGCCCGCCGGGTGATCTGGCTCGGGTTCTGCTGCAACCTGATCGCCGTCGCGGCCATATGGATCGGGGGTACGCTGCCGGCAGCCGGCTTCTGGGACGCCCAGTCCGCCTACGACCGGATTCTGGGATATACGCCCCGCCTGCTGGCGGCCTCCTTTGCCGCTTACCTGGTTGGGGAATTCACCAACGCCTATATTCTGGCCAAAATGAAGATCGCCACCGGAGGACGCTGGCTCTGGACCCGGACCATCGGCTCGACACTGGTCGGTCAGGGGCTCGATTCGACCGTTTTCATCACCCTGGCCTTTGCAGGAACGATCCCGCCTTCAGGCATCATCACCGCTGTCGCCACCCAATGGCTCGTCAAGTCGGTCTATGAAGCGCTCATGACGCCGTTTACTTACGGCATCGTCAATTTTCTCAAACGTCGGGAGGGGATCGATGTCTACGACATCGACACCCGATTCAATCCTTTCAACACTCAGGCATGA
- the hslO gene encoding Hsp33 family molecular chaperone HslO — translation MRDYLVRVVARHDNVRGLACITTRLVREACRRHDVYPTAAVALGRALTGGALMGALMKTGQRTALKFEGNGPLGKIVVEADSDGGVRGYVGNPHVDLPPAGGKFDVAGALGKAGLLTVTKDLRVKEPYRGIVHLYTSEIAEDIAYYLLESEQIPSAVGLGVFADASGITAAGGFLIQTLPPADETVIDTLSRRIETLPPVTEMLHASLTPEEILDKIFEGIPIDVLEKRALTFRCTCNRERFAKALIALGRKEIETLIQRHEPVELTCEFCRKTYVFDVESLQALIEELSVRDSGIQDN, via the coding sequence GTGAGAGATTACCTGGTTCGGGTCGTCGCCCGGCACGATAACGTTCGAGGTTTGGCTTGCATTACCACCCGTCTGGTCCGGGAGGCCTGCCGTCGCCACGACGTATATCCAACGGCAGCCGTAGCCCTGGGTCGAGCCCTCACCGGCGGAGCGCTCATGGGGGCGCTCATGAAAACCGGTCAACGGACGGCACTGAAGTTCGAGGGCAACGGCCCCCTTGGAAAGATAGTTGTGGAAGCCGACAGCGACGGCGGCGTAAGGGGATACGTGGGCAATCCTCATGTGGACCTGCCGCCTGCCGGAGGCAAGTTCGACGTGGCCGGCGCCCTGGGAAAAGCGGGGCTGCTCACCGTCACCAAAGATCTGCGGGTGAAGGAGCCTTACCGTGGGATCGTTCACCTTTATACCAGTGAGATCGCTGAGGATATTGCCTATTATCTTCTGGAATCGGAACAAATTCCCTCTGCCGTCGGTCTGGGTGTTTTCGCCGATGCGTCAGGAATTACCGCAGCCGGCGGATTCCTGATCCAAACCTTACCGCCGGCGGATGAGACCGTCATCGACACCCTGTCGCGACGAATTGAAACGCTCCCCCCCGTCACTGAAATGCTTCATGCAAGCCTGACGCCCGAGGAGATTCTCGACAAAATCTTCGAAGGCATTCCGATTGACGTATTGGAAAAACGAGCGCTCACCTTTCGATGCACCTGCAACCGGGAGCGGTTCGCAAAGGCGCTCATCGCCCTCGGCAGAAAGGAGATTGAAACCCTGATCCAGAGGCATGAGCCTGTCGAACTCACCTGTGAATTCTGCCGGAAAACCTATGTATTTGACGTCGAATCCCTTCAGGCGCTGATCGAGGAGTTGTCCGTTCGTGACTCCGGCATCCAGGATAACTGA
- a CDS encoding HAD family hydrolase, translated as MTIGAYKAIIFDLDGTLIDSAADVGDAVNRVLSRYGFLEHPGAAYYRFMGDGVVELMRRALPEKARSSERVQAGVQAFFREYEGCWHHHSRPYPGVPELLDGLSERGVRLSVLSNKPHAFTTAFVERFFPEWTFAAVFGQREGVPRKPDPAAALEIADGMGISPAAVLFLGDTPTDMRTARAAGMFSVGACWGFRSPSELSAGGAESLIRHPMELLRFFDDPIP; from the coding sequence GTGACCATAGGCGCATACAAGGCGATTATTTTTGACCTGGACGGTACCCTGATCGATTCGGCAGCCGACGTGGGAGATGCCGTCAACCGGGTTTTGAGCCGATACGGCTTTCTCGAGCACCCCGGGGCCGCTTATTATCGGTTCATGGGCGACGGCGTGGTCGAATTGATGCGGCGAGCGCTTCCGGAAAAGGCCCGGTCGTCGGAGCGAGTCCAGGCGGGCGTCCAGGCGTTCTTTCGGGAGTACGAGGGGTGCTGGCATCATCATTCCCGACCCTACCCCGGCGTTCCAGAGCTCCTGGACGGACTTTCCGAAAGGGGGGTCCGGCTCTCGGTCCTCTCCAACAAACCGCATGCCTTCACCACGGCTTTTGTGGAGCGATTTTTTCCGGAATGGACCTTTGCAGCGGTATTCGGTCAACGGGAAGGGGTGCCGAGAAAGCCCGATCCTGCAGCAGCTCTCGAGATCGCCGATGGGATGGGGATTTCCCCTGCGGCGGTTCTCTTCCTGGGAGATACGCCCACGGACATGAGGACGGCCAGAGCCGCCGGCATGTTTTCCGTCGGTGCCTGCTGGGGGTTCCGGTCGCCGTCCGAGCTCTCGGCGGGCGGGGCTGAAAGCCTGATCCGCCATCCCATGGAGCTGCTGCGCTTTTTTGATGATCCCATCCCCTGA
- the gap gene encoding type I glyceraldehyde-3-phosphate dehydrogenase — translation MSIKIGINGFGRIGRVVFRAAMKHPDIEVVGINDLTNAATMAHLLKYDSVHGRLDVDVVAKEGAIVVDGQEIPYTDIKDPAQLPWKDLGVDVVAECTGFFRDRDGAGKHLIAGARKVVISAPAQNPDVTIVMGVNDHEYRPDQHHIISNASCTTNCLAPVAKVLNESFGINRGLMTTIHSYTGDQRLLDFPHKDLRRARAAALSMIPTTTGAAKAVALVLPDLSGKLNGLAIRVPTPNVSLVDFVCTVAKSGVTVSDVNSALKEASENALKGILGYSELPLVSTDYNGCELSSVVDAPNTYTVGDMVKVLSWYDNETGYSNRMVDLAAMVGASQ, via the coding sequence ATGAGCATTAAAATCGGCATCAATGGTTTTGGAAGAATCGGTCGCGTGGTGTTCAGGGCCGCCATGAAACATCCGGATATAGAGGTCGTCGGCATCAACGACCTCACCAACGCCGCCACCATGGCCCACCTCCTCAAGTATGATTCGGTCCACGGTCGCCTGGACGTCGACGTCGTCGCAAAAGAAGGCGCCATCGTAGTGGATGGGCAGGAGATTCCATACACCGACATCAAGGATCCGGCCCAGCTGCCCTGGAAGGATCTGGGCGTCGACGTCGTAGCGGAATGCACCGGTTTTTTTCGGGACCGGGACGGCGCCGGCAAGCATCTCATCGCGGGGGCACGGAAGGTCGTCATCTCCGCGCCGGCTCAAAATCCCGATGTTACCATCGTCATGGGGGTCAATGATCATGAATACCGACCCGATCAGCACCACATCATATCCAACGCCTCATGCACCACCAACTGTCTCGCGCCGGTGGCAAAGGTCCTCAACGAAAGCTTCGGCATCAACCGGGGTCTCATGACGACCATCCATTCCTATACCGGCGATCAGCGGCTGCTCGACTTTCCCCACAAGGACCTGCGGCGGGCCCGGGCTGCGGCGCTTTCCATGATTCCGACCACCACCGGCGCGGCCAAGGCGGTGGCGCTGGTGCTCCCGGATCTTTCGGGCAAGCTCAACGGCCTGGCTATCCGCGTTCCCACACCCAATGTATCCCTGGTCGACTTCGTGTGCACTGTTGCGAAATCGGGGGTGACGGTGAGCGACGTCAACAGCGCCCTCAAGGAAGCCTCCGAGAACGCCCTGAAAGGGATCCTGGGGTACAGCGAACTCCCCCTGGTGTCGACGGACTACAATGGGTGCGAACTGTCATCCGTAGTGGATGCACCGAACACTTACACCGTGGGCGACATGGTAAAGGTCCTCTCATGGTACGATAACGAGACCGGGTATTCCAATCGGATGGTGGATCTTGCCGCCATGGTCGGCGCGTCCCAGTAA
- a CDS encoding NAD(+) synthase yields MEDPLSHPFHSIYTHGFIRAAVCLPTLRVADPVFNTRRTLDLARKASESRAAVALFPEMGLSAYSNEDLFHQEALLSVTASALLQVVEGSRSLSPLLIVGAPLRFEGKLFNCAVVIYRGRILGVVPKTYLPNYREFYEKRQFTSGMNAVSREVRLMGHTVPFGADLIFEADNFPGFCLAVEICEDVWTPIPPSTYTALAGATVLANLSASNITVGKADYRRNLCAVQSGRCLAAYLYSAAGPGESTTDLAWDGYALIYENNELLAQSERFSDTEQIVLADIDLELLVQERMRTTSFNDAVGVHRDRLAGIRRIPFDFAVPTGDIPLIRRVERFPFVPSEADKCDERCYEAYNIQVHGLMKRLAASGIDRVVIGVSGGLDSTQALIVAARTMDRLGLPRKNILAYTMPGFATSRATHENALRLMAALAVSAAELDIRPSAMQMMRDIDHPFARNQPVYDVTFENVQAGERTSHLFRLANLHHALVLGTGDLSELALGWATYGVGDHMSHYNVNASVPKTLIQHLIRWVVETRQFDDETGEVLAAVLNTEISPELIPAGAENAEQPAQRTEEKIGPYELQDFNLFYITRYGFAPSKVAFLAHHAWSDAGRGRWSDLIPPQKRHQYDLSEIRKWLDLFVYRFFKISQFKRSAVPNGPKVGSGGSLSPRGDWRAPSDAEAVVWQNELREKMPDIY; encoded by the coding sequence ATGGAGGACCCCTTGAGCCATCCATTCCATTCCATCTATACTCACGGCTTCATCCGGGCGGCAGTCTGCCTGCCGACGCTCCGGGTCGCCGACCCGGTCTTCAACACCCGAAGGACATTGGATCTCGCCCGAAAGGCTTCCGAATCCCGTGCCGCCGTGGCGCTATTTCCGGAGATGGGACTCTCGGCCTATTCCAATGAAGATTTGTTTCATCAGGAGGCCCTGCTATCGGTTACGGCCTCGGCGCTCCTCCAGGTGGTGGAGGGCAGCCGGAGCCTCTCGCCGCTCCTTATCGTGGGAGCGCCACTGCGCTTCGAGGGGAAGCTTTTCAACTGCGCCGTGGTGATCTACCGAGGACGAATCCTGGGTGTCGTTCCCAAGACCTATCTTCCCAATTATCGGGAGTTTTACGAAAAGCGACAGTTCACCTCCGGAATGAACGCCGTCTCCCGGGAGGTTCGCCTGATGGGACATACCGTTCCCTTCGGCGCCGATTTGATCTTCGAGGCCGACAATTTTCCCGGTTTTTGCCTGGCCGTGGAGATCTGCGAAGATGTCTGGACCCCCATCCCCCCGTCGACCTACACTGCTCTTGCCGGCGCCACGGTTCTGGCCAACCTCTCGGCCAGCAACATCACCGTGGGCAAAGCCGATTACCGACGAAACCTCTGCGCCGTTCAGTCGGGCAGATGTCTGGCCGCCTATTTATACTCCGCCGCCGGGCCCGGGGAGTCGACCACGGATCTTGCCTGGGACGGTTATGCGCTGATTTATGAAAACAACGAACTTCTGGCCCAATCGGAGCGCTTTTCCGACACCGAACAGATCGTGCTGGCGGACATCGATCTGGAGCTCCTGGTTCAGGAGCGGATGCGGACGACGAGTTTCAACGACGCCGTGGGCGTTCATCGGGACCGGCTTGCCGGCATTCGCCGGATTCCCTTCGATTTTGCCGTTCCAACCGGAGACATTCCCCTGATCCGTCGGGTGGAGCGCTTTCCATTCGTTCCCAGCGAGGCCGACAAGTGCGACGAACGCTGTTACGAGGCCTACAACATCCAGGTCCACGGCCTGATGAAGCGGCTTGCCGCATCGGGCATCGATCGGGTGGTGATCGGCGTTTCCGGGGGGCTCGACTCCACTCAGGCCCTCATCGTGGCCGCCAGGACCATGGATCGCCTGGGCCTGCCCCGGAAGAACATTCTCGCCTACACCATGCCCGGGTTCGCCACCAGTCGTGCCACGCATGAAAACGCCCTCAGGCTGATGGCGGCACTGGCGGTATCGGCCGCGGAACTCGACATCCGACCGTCGGCCATGCAGATGATGCGGGACATCGATCATCCCTTTGCCCGGAATCAGCCGGTTTACGACGTCACCTTCGAAAATGTTCAGGCTGGGGAGCGGACTTCCCATCTTTTCCGTCTGGCCAACCTTCACCACGCCCTGGTCCTGGGCACCGGCGATCTGAGTGAGCTTGCTCTGGGGTGGGCCACTTACGGCGTCGGGGATCACATGTCCCACTATAACGTCAATGCCTCGGTGCCCAAGACCTTGATCCAGCACCTCATCCGATGGGTCGTCGAAACCCGGCAGTTCGACGATGAAACCGGTGAAGTGCTCGCGGCCGTTCTGAACACCGAGATTTCGCCCGAGTTGATCCCCGCCGGTGCCGAAAACGCTGAACAACCGGCCCAGCGAACCGAAGAGAAGATCGGACCCTACGAACTCCAGGACTTCAATCTCTTTTACATCACCCGCTACGGGTTTGCGCCCAGCAAGGTCGCTTTTCTCGCCCATCACGCCTGGAGCGATGCGGGCCGGGGCCGGTGGTCCGATCTGATTCCCCCGCAAAAACGGCATCAGTACGACCTCTCCGAAATCAGGAAATGGCTCGATCTTTTTGTCTACCGATTCTTCAAAATCAGCCAATTCAAACGATCGGCCGTTCCCAACGGACCCAAGGTGGGCTCGGGCGGATCCCTTTCCCCTCGCGGCGACTGGCGGGCCCCCAGCGATGCCGAGGCCGTTGTGTGGCAAAACGAGCTCCGGGAGAAGATGCCGGATATATATTGA
- a CDS encoding ABC1 kinase family protein — protein sequence MRENTGFQPFRGIRRFAAISRVLARHGYGNVADRVFRRTAADERNHPEKKGMPRPAFHSPVRIRRIMEELGPSFIKLGQLMSVRADVFPPEYTDEFKKLQDSVPPVPFTAIRDVVEGELGAPLERIFSEFHPEAMAAASVAQVHEARLMNGDRVAVKVIRPGIEGTIREDIRVMYYFAEKLEKLFEFLRIIGAVNLVREFERTVFRELDMYIEAGNIEKFSANFSDSDEIYTARVYWAHTARSVLVMEYIDGIKMDQVDLIRQAGIDPKEVAMIGLRSFSRQLMDFGFFHADPHPGNTIVMYDGRVSLVDFGIIGYLDEETMMQVANIFLGYAEHDYDMIMDAFREAGLVDDDVIDFKRFRTDLKDMSEPFYGRSLQTISVKDVYEQVMRLAYKYRIRLPRNLLLLLKTFVQTEALGKILGSDASILEVTRPYARNLLQRGYDARKLLKNMGRDTRSMGAYLKMMPRFAHAIFKRTAEGKHRIEIRHSGFDPAIGRFERGLNRAVVGMIIAASTIAGSLVLNSPNGIMNITLGGFTVSLTILLGMTGYSIATLLGLWLIISIFRSGKM from the coding sequence ATGAGAGAAAATACCGGCTTTCAGCCGTTCAGGGGAATCCGTCGTTTTGCGGCTATCAGCCGGGTCCTGGCCAGGCACGGCTATGGAAATGTGGCGGATCGCGTATTCAGACGGACGGCGGCGGACGAGCGTAACCATCCAGAAAAAAAAGGAATGCCTCGACCAGCGTTCCATTCACCCGTCCGCATCCGCCGGATAATGGAGGAACTCGGTCCGAGTTTCATCAAGCTGGGACAATTGATGAGTGTGCGGGCGGACGTCTTTCCGCCGGAATACACGGACGAGTTCAAGAAGCTTCAGGACAGCGTCCCGCCGGTGCCGTTCACGGCCATCCGGGACGTGGTGGAAGGCGAACTGGGCGCCCCCCTTGAACGGATTTTTTCGGAGTTTCACCCTGAAGCCATGGCCGCGGCCTCCGTCGCTCAGGTTCATGAGGCGCGCCTCATGAACGGCGACCGGGTGGCCGTCAAAGTGATCCGCCCGGGTATCGAGGGAACGATCCGGGAAGACATCCGTGTAATGTACTATTTTGCGGAAAAGCTGGAAAAGCTGTTCGAGTTCCTCCGAATCATCGGCGCTGTGAACCTGGTCCGGGAGTTCGAACGGACGGTCTTCCGGGAACTCGACATGTACATAGAGGCCGGCAACATCGAGAAATTTTCGGCCAATTTTTCGGACAGCGACGAGATCTACACGGCACGGGTCTACTGGGCGCACACCGCCCGTTCCGTTTTGGTCATGGAATATATCGACGGTATCAAGATGGACCAGGTGGACCTGATCCGCCAAGCGGGCATCGATCCAAAGGAAGTCGCCATGATCGGTCTCAGGTCCTTTTCCCGTCAACTGATGGATTTCGGATTTTTCCACGCCGATCCCCACCCCGGCAACACCATCGTGATGTACGACGGTCGCGTCAGTCTGGTCGATTTCGGGATCATCGGCTACCTGGACGAAGAGACCATGATGCAGGTGGCCAACATATTTCTCGGGTATGCCGAACATGACTACGACATGATCATGGACGCCTTCAGGGAGGCCGGCCTCGTTGACGACGACGTTATCGACTTCAAGCGGTTCCGAACGGATCTCAAGGACATGAGCGAACCCTTCTACGGTCGCTCTCTTCAGACCATCTCCGTGAAGGATGTCTACGAACAGGTCATGCGGCTGGCCTACAAGTACCGCATCCGGCTTCCCCGGAACCTTCTTCTTCTGCTCAAAACCTTCGTTCAGACGGAGGCTCTGGGAAAGATTCTTGGAAGTGACGCCAGTATACTGGAGGTCACGCGGCCCTATGCCCGGAACCTGCTGCAACGGGGTTACGACGCCCGGAAGCTTTTGAAGAATATGGGCCGGGATACGCGATCCATGGGTGCCTATCTGAAGATGATGCCCCGGTTCGCCCACGCCATCTTCAAGCGGACCGCCGAAGGAAAACACCGCATCGAGATTCGTCACAGCGGCTTCGACCCTGCAATCGGACGATTCGAACGGGGTCTCAACCGGGCCGTGGTGGGCATGATCATCGCCGCCTCGACCATCGCAGGCTCCCTGGTGCTCAATTCACCGAACGGGATTATGAACATCACCCTGGGCGGATTCACTGTTTCTCTCACCATCCTCCTTGGCATGACCGGTTACTCCATCGCCACGCTTCTGGGCCTCTGGCTCATCATCTCCATCTTCCGGTCGGGAAAGATGTAA